The proteins below come from a single Aquarana catesbeiana isolate 2022-GZ linkage group LG12, ASM4218655v1, whole genome shotgun sequence genomic window:
- the PCMTD2 gene encoding protein-L-isoaspartate O-methyltransferase domain-containing protein 2: MGGAVSAGEDNDDLIDNLKEAQYIRTEEVEQAFRAIDRADYYLEEFKENAYKDLAWKHGNIHLSAPCIYSEVMEALELQPGLSFLNLGSGTGYLSTMVGLILGPFGINHGVELHQDVIEYAKQKLEQFVRTSDSFDRFEFCEPSFVAGNCLDISLESSAYDRVYCGAGVQKEHEDYMKNLLKMGGILVMPLEEKLTKITRTGPSSWETEKILAVSFAPLVQPSKSDMVKRPPLNLPLPNVRTLQDLARIAIRGRIKKTINQETRARGSGVLKSQPRYKRKRLRRRRMGTIVFLDKEVFASQIPNPFDDNNNYEEAETDLREEEEKVVYDMKADPPVNFLREKILSLPLPDPLKNYLLYYREK; the protein is encoded by the exons ATGGGAGGGGCTGTGAGCGCCGGAGAGGACAATGACGACTTAATCGATAACTTGAAAGAAGCTCAGTACATTCGCACCGAGGAGGTAGAGCAGGCTTTTCGAGCAATTGACCGGGCCGACTACTACCTGGAGGAATTTAAGGAAAATGCCTATAAGGACTTGGCGTGGAAGCACGGGAACATTCACCTTTCCGCACCGTGCATTTATTCCGAAGTGATGGAGGCATTGGAGCTCCAGCCAGGATTGTCCTTCCTCAATCTGGGCAGTGGGACCGGCTACCTTAGCACAATGGTTGGGTTAATCTTGG GACCATTTGGCATCAATCATGGTGTTGAGCTTCACCAAGATGTCATtgaatatgccaagcaaaagtTGGAACAGTTTGTCCGCACCAGCGACAGCTTTGACAG GTTTGAGTTCTGTGAGCCTTCCTTTGTGGCTGGAAACTGCCTAGACATTTCTCTGGAGTCCTCCGCCTATGATCGCGTCTACTGTGGAGCCGGGGTGCAGAAGGAGCATGAAGATTACATGAAGAATCTACTGAAAATGGGTGGGATTCTTGTCATGCCACTGGAGGAAAAG CTGACAAAGATCACACGTACTGGACCTTCAAGCTGGGAGACTGAGAAGATCTTGGCTGTGTCGTTTGCTCCTCTTGTACAGCCCAGTAAATCCGACATGGTGAAGAGGCCACCTCTCAATCTCC CCCTGCCAAATGTGCGCACTCTGCAGGATCTGGCTCGCATTGCTATCAGAGGCCGCATTAAGAAGACCATCAACCAAGAAACCAGAGCCAGAGGGAGCGGAGTGCTGAAAAGCCAGCCTCGTTACAAGCGCAAACGCCTACGAAGGCGCCGAATGGGGACCATCGTCTTCCTAGACAAAGAGGTCTTTGCCAGCCAGATCCCAAACCCATTCGACGACAACAACAATTATGAAGAAGCCGAAACCGATCTacgggaggaggaggaaaaggtggTCTATGACATGAAAGCCGATCCGCCGGTCAACTTTCTCAGAGAGAAAATCCTCAGCCTGCCTCTGCCGGACCCTCTGAAAAACTACCTGCTCTATTACAGAGAGAAGTGA